In Anticarsia gemmatalis isolate Benzon Research Colony breed Stoneville strain chromosome 4, ilAntGemm2 primary, whole genome shotgun sequence, the DNA window ttaatttaattgataagATATAACATGGAATGACGTTATACTAGAAACTTAAAaagcttttcttttttattccaGGTACATTACTGTTGAGATAAATTCTCCAATGGTTCCTGACAATAGACCACTGCAACTTAAATCTAGGATATTTCATGACACACTTTTAGGCAAGATTCAACAGCTACATGGAGACTTTGGTGTTGCTGCTGTAGTCACAggatttcttacaaaatattgcaaTGAGAATACTAGAATAGCAATAATAAGAGCAAGACATGGACCTCATAGATTTGTAACTAGTAGTATTCCATTTGTGACTAAGATTGGTAAACTAGATGTTAAGCTGAACACCCTTCATGTTGGGGCCACACTGAAGCatagttttatgtttatacAGAAGCATCAAAGAGCTTACTTAGACTCTATGTGGTCTAAGTTACAAACAACAGAAGAAAGACAAAAACTTGAAGCAGCTGTAATGGACTTTACAAAAACTGATGTTGCcattaatatagaaaatatatcataatttgtggtattatttacaatgagtcacaccagcacatcaaaatatgactattaaacatactacatttaatttgtgtacttatgctgataataatagtttttgttttatcaaaatcgggtcaaaattaccgaagttacagcgttataaagtttcactgattttttaaatttgcgttgcttcgcgcgctatgcgctgacgtcacgtcgcgacagacacgcttgttccactgcgggtgatgcggagttttgatttgaaaagtgatttgcatttaatatttaaagagtctgtgtttgtgtatgtgttataaaggagatcggcaggtttcgtacagcttaaagtttgtgttgtttcgtaacagaatttgtaccacttatttaggggactaagtcacttatttttatttgggagtattatttttagaagtccggattaataagaaagtatttatttaattaaataataatttttggtctatggcttatatttgttgacaactaaagaaaaagaaaatctcatgagacgtcacttttcgtctgacgtctacgcatccgctaatttgctgttgttttggattgtggttatgacagcatctgagcaatttagcgaactatcggggcttctaaaaatggacataacttttacctcccaacttttaaaaatataagaattttaaaataagcttgtctatcatattagctaccaattaaaacaaaaagtaaacctaaacatgacattttataagctgtacgaattcttcatataaacctgccgttcgcctttaatcatcgtgttttttgtaaaataagcctccactaagatatcctcgatctcgatcgccacgcacacaatcatcaactagacccaggtaaagaaagttgaactcgtgtactactaataatatttttgtgtgtagttaacaataaaattgaaagtttgttacaactggcattacaaataatgagtgttacgtacctaccaagtgtaaatttggaaaacatagttttaaaataatactacaaaaaaaaattgtcacccctgcctctgactttagtcaggttgatggctatcatatgaacgcatgaatctactctgtaggtagtcttatatgattgggtgtgtaatgagaacttttatttaaacgaacattttaattttgatattattagatttaataaacatgggttcttttttcaaaacaaaaaaccaacgccaactcaaccgccgcgctcggctcgccgccgcctgtgaggtcattgaactgctcattaaatagtatcaactgtttagtagaattTCATTGCTAGGTATTacaggtaggtatgaacataatatggcatcttgatcttgaggaagtgttcaaaaggcaataaacttctatttaacatttgcgcttgacagtatctgaaccgggctttaagttttagattaggtgtcttttgcaaaaatataaaacagtttacatggtacggaaaaaaacaatttttggggtgttttttcactggagttagtacacataggaacaatacaatattttctaaccattttgtttgtccactataagcaaaacaaattatttaaagcgaaaccgcgagagcgcaacgagcctatgtaggtatcggcaagtactgacgaaatagcagtgtcgcgagatgacgtcacacgtccgtgcggccgcttcgccggagtttggcgcaaaggccatactttgacttTTAATATCTCGGTAATTTTTgaagatacaaaaaaaataaaaacagattttttatccttgaagtacctagtttttaaatatgctcataacaaaaatcattggtgtgactcattatcaATAGATCGCTTACCTGCTAATAGGATGGAAAGGATGAGAaaaagactaataaaaataaatgagaatataattaaaaaaggaaGGTCAATACAAGTAACATTTTGCTTACAAAGATCAATCATGGTTCatatttgttagtaaaataaaagaaatatagtaTTGCACTGATAATATAACATATatgaaagataaaataaaaatattcctatGAAAAGTATATTATGTCCAGAGCAGGCTATCTAAGTTTGAGATGAAATAAAATGTcagaataaaatgatataatcCCTGTACACATCACATCAATAACTAATCCTTTCATTTGAATGCATCACAGTTCGGTTTTGAGTTTAGCCTaactaaatttttattttatttatgttaatttcattacattaaggttttttttgttttatatatctAATCTACTGTACAAtctttaagaataattttcatTGGGGAActcttaaatacaatttttttaataaagtagaATGATATATGGGCACTTGCGGACATCCTAAATGTTGACCAATATACGCTACCTTTTTTGTTACTCGGGTAAATATCTCACACGCATGTTCCTTATTAACATACTTTACAATAGTTTGGAACAACATCTGTATGAATATTGAGCCAGCACTCTCATCCCTGAAAGCTTCTAATTCAGGAGCAGTGGCCCAGTAGATGATGAAATTTGTCTTCTTAAGATTATAGCTGCTGCCAGGACTATCAGCTACTAATGTTGGTCTGGGTATTTCATCAACCTGACATGCTTGTAGTATTAACATCTTAGGTTTGCCATGAAGCTTGGCAGCTATATCAGAATCCAATAAGTTTTGAAAATCGTCTACATTCACTTTAACAGAATCTGCTGCAAAAATGTGATGTCTCACTCCATGTGACAGTATACATAGCATGAACATACTGTCATCTTCTTTGACTTTTGTTTTAATCACTTCTTTAAGGAACTGAAACATTCTAATGTGATCTAGGTCTGTAGCACTGTATACTGAAAATTTCAATGATTTCATTGTCCTCTCTATAATCATCTTGTCCTTATCAGAACCATTTCTTTTGCTCAGGGCACACTGTTGAGAAGTTTCCAGGCTGTCCTTAGATGGGAAAAAATTTACTTGGTTTAGTATAACACAGACACCGAGCCTGTCTGGGCTTTTGATTTCAAAACAGTCATCATCTAATTTTGTTCTATCTGACTTCAAGGTTGCAGTATTGGTATTATCTTCAATGCTTAATTCACCAAGCAAATCAAACACATCTTCAAAGTGTGTATTTGTCATGCCTTGATTGGATTCATCTACTTTCAATGCAGCAGAAGGTGTACTGACGGCTATTGGGGCAGTAGGCCGGGAATCTTGATTCAACATGTGTTGTAAGTTTCTTATATCTTGAGCTATTTTTCTTAGACCAGGtaagttttcaataattttaagaaaattatccAGTTCAGCTGTGAAGCCAAATGTCTGTCTGTGGTACTGgaatttatttacagttataaACTTGTCAcacataagttttaaaaataccagTTCACATGAATCATATTCTGCAGTATCAATCTCATAAGTCAGAAGTGATTTCTTCAGTCTCTGCATGTTGTCAGCATTCATTTCTTCACACAATTTGTACAAAGCTTTTTTGACTggatttatatacatattagtTTTTATGTGTATGTTGTCAGTTTGGTAATATTTACGGGCTGAAGGTACATGAATTCCAAGTTTTCTCAAGATGCTATTTAGTTGACAAATTAGTAATGCTTCTATAAATTCGTGTTTCCATGTCGGAGTGTGCTTGGCGTGGCGAAACCACTCGTGCAGCATGTTCAGATTTGTGGAAGCTCCAATATCTTTAGAAATCCGTTGATTTACGATCAAACGCTGCAACGCAGTGTCTGGAGTTTCGTATAACAAAAACACCAGCGATATCATATCGTAGGGATTGTCTTGCAATTCCTTTTCTATTTCTGATATCATGTCATTATTTATTGAGTCATTGTTACCGATTATTCTATCTGGATCGAATTCCTGCTTTTTTGAATCCGCTTGCCACATTTTTACAATTATCAAACACTtataaaacacttatttaattacaaaatcttCGCAGGTCGCGCTTGTTTAGTTTGTTACGATTGTATTTTTCTTCTAACTGCTGTGACCACGAATCATGTCAGTCTTTATTATTCATGTCAAGTATTTTAGTGTTGTggcattaattttatttaatacaaaatatcgaTATAGACTATAGTGTACGAAGAATGAGTGGCGCACTTATTACTATCGTAATATATGATAGAAGTctcgtttttttatatgattttaagaAGGTCAACAATATCTATATgtataactaaactaaaaaatgttacaaccgttttctattattaaatatgtCGCTAACTtcatatgaagcgtcaaaggaTTTAATAACATGGATTTCAATTTGAATGTTTATGTGACATTTCACGCAATAATATCGAAAAATAGACCCATAACGGTCTATCGATACAAACTGTACATCACTACATAATGACGTAAACTGTTGACAGCAGATACGTACGGTCAAGTGACGCGGTTCGGGGAATCCCTCAGATATCTGAGCCACGgggtacaaaaaaataacataaggATAAACAACATGATGTTGTGAATCCCTGTCATAGACTAAAATAAGTGGAGTAACAGTATTTAAATGTCTTGTGTACATTTCGACCCTAAATGAAGATTACGGcaacctaataaaaaaatcaaagcaaATAGACCTACGAGAAACATTCGTTGTTATGTTGCCATTTATGCATTGTCAATTTAACATTCTCTTgcgaaatatacatttttttgttgtgttatcGTACTTCTGTTTAAGAAATCATAATTAATCAATGGATTTCTGGACGTAGTGCACGAGCTGTCACTCTTGTCTTGTCAGTCATGTGtcaaattgattttgattgagGTTAGTTATTAGTTTTTCTTTCAAGAAAGTTGTAAATATCTACAATATAAGTGTTATTTATGctctaatttaaaaattattgattttagtGGACTCTAATATCTACCATGCAAATTGCCAGGACAGAGATTTTGAGGCTGTACAAGAATTTAATGTTGTATTCTAAGTCCTTAACTTTGACTGATCCTGCATATTTCAGGCGTAGGGTAGCAACtgaatttagaaataataaatcgCTGACTAAAACTGAAGATATCACTTTCGCGTTTCAGGTAATTTATAgctgtatttgtataaaaagacTGATgtctattcaaatattatatcataCGTAATGCTGTTATTGAGACCATAGtgattaaa includes these proteins:
- the Pop5 gene encoding POP5 ribonuclease P/MRP subunit, producing the protein MVRFKNRYITVEINSPMVPDNRPLQLKSRIFHDTLLGKIQQLHGDFGVAAVVTGFLTKYCNENTRIAIIRARHGPHRFVTSSIPFVTKIGKLDVKLNTLHVGATLKHSFMFIQKHQRAYLDSMWSKLQTTEERQKLEAAVMDFTKTDVAINIENIS
- the LOC142972544 gene encoding caspase-8-like is translated as MWQADSKKQEFDPDRIIGNNDSINNDMISEIEKELQDNPYDMISLVFLLYETPDTALQRLIVNQRISKDIGASTNLNMLHEWFRHAKHTPTWKHEFIEALLICQLNSILRKLGIHVPSARKYYQTDNIHIKTNMYINPVKKALYKLCEEMNADNMQRLKKSLLTYEIDTAEYDSCELVFLKLMCDKFITVNKFQYHRQTFGFTAELDNFLKIIENLPGLRKIAQDIRNLQHMLNQDSRPTAPIAVSTPSAALKVDESNQGMTNTHFEDVFDLLGELSIEDNTNTATLKSDRTKLDDDCFEIKSPDRLGVCVILNQVNFFPSKDSLETSQQCALSKRNGSDKDKMIIERTMKSLKFSVYSATDLDHIRMFQFLKEVIKTKVKEDDSMFMLCILSHGVRHHIFAADSVKVNVDDFQNLLDSDIAAKLHGKPKMLILQACQVDEIPRPTLVADSPGSSYNLKKTNFIIYWATAPELEAFRDESAGSIFIQMLFQTIVKYVNKEHACEIFTRVTKKVAYIGQHLGCPQVPIYHSTLLKKLYLRVPQ
- the LOC142972542 gene encoding LYR motif-containing protein 5A-like isoform X1, whose amino-acid sequence is MQIARTEILRLYKNLMLYSKSLTLTDPAYFRRRVATEFRNNKSLTKTEDITFAFQKGEALLRRGSVV